One window of the Perca flavescens isolate YP-PL-M2 chromosome 16, PFLA_1.0, whole genome shotgun sequence genome contains the following:
- the ppp1r3c2a gene encoding protein phosphatase 1 regulatory subunit 3C-B, translated as MNCARVLHAFGSHPPPAVMPVDLAKCLSLSKRQPLYQRLSTSPLKPTQRRYQPANCLPRTGLRSPHPSFSSPFASSSSLPSSPVSSEPRSCFRRDSNGLNKKRVIFADAKGLALTAVRLFIPEAPSPASTLVMKPSLAQLQGQQLTSNKLQRYKLRLGFPQPTLDFKAFVARLRDMRVQLERCKVSEHSLSGKVRVSHVGIDKAVHVRVTFDSWRSHHDIPCTFLQQQRYGGCDMDVFAFDLSLPKNIDPNERVEFCVSLTPGPGSTPHWDDNMGQNYRVCVEKDGSDGCQGNAYRCYPTLSHNRAPSWPSHVSLRMQNSADLQLQRSLSSRVRTEWNNKIEH; from the exons ATGAATTGTGCAAG AGTTCTCCATGCCTTCGGGAGTCACCCACCGCCAGCTGTGATGCCAGTTGACCTCGCCAAgtgtctgagcctcagcaagCGTCAACCTCTTTATCAGCGGCTGTCCACGTCTCCTCTGAAACCCACACAGCGTCGTTATCAGCCGGCCAACTGCCTGCCGAGGACCGGCCTTCGCTCTCCGcacccctccttctcttcccccTTCGCTTCATCCTCATCGCTGCCTTCCTCCCCTGTGTCGTCAGAACCTCGCAGCTGTTTCCGCAGGGACAGCAATGGCCTGAACAAGAAGCGTGTGATCTTCGCAGACGCTAAGGGATTGGCCCTCACTGCGGTGCGGCTATTTATCCCTGAGGCCCCTTCCCCTGCTTCCACTCTGGTGATGAAACCGTCCCTTGCCCAACTGCAAGGCCAACAGCTGACCtcaaacaaactgcagcgcTACAAGTTGCGCCTGGGTTTCCCTCAGCCAACGCTCGACTTCAAAGCCTTCGTTGCACGTCTGCGAGACATGCGTGTACAGTTGGAGAGATGCAAAGTTTCCGAGCACTCCTTGAGTGGCAAAGTGCGCGTCTCCCATGTTGGTATCGACAAGGCTGTGCATGTGAGGGTGACTTTTGACTCTTGGCGGAGCCACCATGACATCCCCTGCAcattcctgcagcagcagcgctACGGGGGTTGTGATATGGACGTTTTTGCTTTTGACTTAAGCTTACCGAAGAACATAGATCCGAATGAGCGAGTCGAGTTTTGTGTGTCCTTAACGCCTGGACCTGGCTCAACGCCACACTGGGATGACAACATGGGGCAGAATTACAGGGTGTGCGTGGAAAAAGACGGATCGGATGGTTGTCAAGGCAACGCTTACCGCTGTTACCCCACACTTTCGCACAATCGGGCACCATCGTGGCCTTCACATGTGTCCCTCAGGATGCAAAACTCTGCTGATCTACAACTTCAGAGGAGTTTGTCAAGCAGAGTCAGAACAGAGTGGAACAACAAAATAGAGCATTGA
- the LOC114571446 gene encoding phospholipase A2-like, with amino-acid sequence MNTLQALVLLAAGLSVVHSLDYRALTQFRRMILCVLPDSWPLFDYADYGCYCGKGGSGTPVDDVDRCCQVHDQCFNDAMQHPECWPILDNPYTEYYDYSCDKANKKITCGNKNNECEMFICECDRKAAECFAVSPWNPEHEHLPSDRCQ; translated from the exons ATGAACACCCTCCAGGCTCTGGTTCTCCTGGCTGCAGGCCTCTCTGTCG TCCACTCACTGGACTACAGGGCACTCACCCAGTTTAGAAGGATGATCCTGTGTGTGTTGCCCGATAGCTGGCCTCTTTTTGACTACGCCGACTACGGTTGCTACTGTGGAAAGGGAGGCTCCGGCACACCTGTGGATGATGTGGACAG GTGCTGCCAAGTGCATGATCAGTGTTTCAATGATGCAATGCAACACCCTGAGTGCTGGCCCATCCTCGACAACCCGTACACCGAGTATTATGACTACAGCTGCGACAAGGCAAACAAGAAGATCACCTGTGGCA ACAAAAACAACGAATGCGAGATGTTCATCTGTGAGTGTGACAGGAAGGCCGCCGAGTGCTTTGCCGTGTCACCTTGGAACCCTGAGCACGAGCACCTGCCCAGCGACCGCTGTCAGTAA
- the LOC114571471 gene encoding phospholipase A2 isoform X1 encodes MNTVQALVLLAAGLSVAHSLDYRALTQFRKMILCVMPDSWPVLDYADYGCYCGKGGSGTPVDDLDRCCHVHDLCYSDAMQHPECWPILDNPYTEFYDYSCDKANKKVTCGSDAALSPSDKNNECEMFICECDRKAAECFAVSPWNPEHEHLPSDRCQ; translated from the exons ATGAACACCGTCCAGGCTCTGGTTCTCTTGGCTGCAGGCCTTTCTGTCG CCCACTCATTGGACTACAGGGCACTCACCCAGTTTAGAAAGATGATCCTGTGTGTGATGCCTGATAGCTGGCCTGTTTTGGACTACGCCGACTACGGTTGCTACTGTGGAAAGGGAGGCTCCGGCACACCTGTGGATGATCTGGACAG GTGCTGCCATGTGCATGACCTGTGTTACTCTGATGCAATGCAACACCCTGAGTGCTGGCCCATCCTCGACAACCCGTACACCGAGTTTTATGACTACAGCTGCGACAAGGCAAACAAGAAGGTCACCTGTGGAAGTGA TGCTGCTTTATCTCCCTCAGACAAAAACAACGAATGCGAGATGTTCATCTGTGAGTGTGACAGGAAGGCCGCCGAGTGCTTTGCCGTGTCACCTTGGAACCCTGAGCACGAGCACCTGCCCAGCGACCGCTGTCAGTAA
- the LOC114571471 gene encoding phospholipase A2 isoform X2 — protein MNTVQALVLLAAGLSVAHSLDYRALTQFRKMILCVMPDSWPVLDYADYGCYCGKGGSGTPVDDLDRCCHVHDLCYSDAMQHPECWPILDNPYTEFYDYSCDKANKKVTCGNKNNECEMFICECDRKAAECFAVSPWNPEHEHLPSDRCQ, from the exons ATGAACACCGTCCAGGCTCTGGTTCTCTTGGCTGCAGGCCTTTCTGTCG CCCACTCATTGGACTACAGGGCACTCACCCAGTTTAGAAAGATGATCCTGTGTGTGATGCCTGATAGCTGGCCTGTTTTGGACTACGCCGACTACGGTTGCTACTGTGGAAAGGGAGGCTCCGGCACACCTGTGGATGATCTGGACAG GTGCTGCCATGTGCATGACCTGTGTTACTCTGATGCAATGCAACACCCTGAGTGCTGGCCCATCCTCGACAACCCGTACACCGAGTTTTATGACTACAGCTGCGACAAGGCAAACAAGAAGGTCACCTGTGGAA ACAAAAACAACGAATGCGAGATGTTCATCTGTGAGTGTGACAGGAAGGCCGCCGAGTGCTTTGCCGTGTCACCTTGGAACCCTGAGCACGAGCACCTGCCCAGCGACCGCTGTCAGTAA